One genomic window of Leptospira paudalimensis includes the following:
- a CDS encoding acyl-CoA dehydrogenase family protein, which produces MYSQFTEQQLEIRDLVRNFVKKEIPHEVALHWDEKNQHPTELINKMRSELGINGLVIPEEYGGWGLGAIEQCLAIEELSRGCLGIALGFAYTGLGILPILKGATHEQKLKWLPEIADGKFGVSFCLSEPGAGSDVPGMTTRAEKKGDKWVINGAKQWITGASDAQAFTVFAYTDKNRGTRGVSCFYVPRNTKGLTVGKKEDKLGIRASSTHQVIFEDCEVSEEQLVGKENLGFVYALQTLNASRPFVAVMGVGVAQAALDHAARYAREREQFGVKIGTFQAVQHMLADMSIKVETAREITYKAARLSDANDPNLPKYSAIAKAYASECAVQCATDAVQIFGGYGYTKEYPVEKLMRDSKILTIFEGTTQIQKNEIAAYVIKEAASKKD; this is translated from the coding sequence ATGTATAGCCAATTCACAGAGCAACAACTTGAAATCAGAGATTTAGTTCGTAACTTCGTCAAAAAAGAAATCCCGCATGAAGTAGCCTTGCACTGGGATGAAAAAAACCAACACCCAACTGAACTCATCAACAAAATGCGTTCCGAACTTGGAATCAACGGTCTTGTGATTCCAGAAGAATACGGTGGATGGGGACTTGGAGCCATTGAGCAGTGTTTGGCCATCGAGGAATTGTCTCGTGGTTGCCTTGGAATCGCTCTAGGATTTGCTTACACTGGTCTTGGAATCCTTCCTATCCTCAAAGGTGCCACTCACGAACAAAAATTGAAATGGCTCCCTGAAATTGCGGACGGTAAGTTCGGAGTTTCTTTCTGTTTATCAGAACCAGGTGCTGGATCTGACGTTCCAGGAATGACCACTCGTGCCGAGAAAAAAGGTGACAAATGGGTCATCAACGGTGCAAAACAATGGATCACTGGTGCATCTGATGCCCAAGCATTTACTGTATTTGCTTATACTGATAAAAACCGTGGAACACGTGGAGTTTCTTGTTTCTATGTGCCACGTAATACAAAAGGTCTTACAGTCGGTAAAAAAGAAGATAAACTCGGAATCCGTGCATCTTCTACACACCAAGTTATTTTTGAAGATTGTGAAGTGAGCGAAGAACAATTAGTAGGAAAAGAAAACCTAGGTTTCGTTTACGCACTCCAAACATTGAATGCTTCTCGTCCATTTGTAGCAGTAATGGGTGTGGGTGTGGCGCAAGCAGCACTTGACCACGCAGCACGTTATGCTCGTGAAAGAGAGCAGTTCGGTGTGAAAATCGGAACTTTCCAAGCAGTACAACACATGTTAGCTGATATGTCTATCAAAGTTGAAACTGCAAGAGAAATCACTTACAAAGCAGCTCGTCTTTCTGACGCAAATGACCCTAACCTTCCAAAATACTCTGCAATTGCAAAAGCATACGCATCTGAGTGTGCTGTTCAGTGTGCAACTGATGCAGTTCAAATTTTTGGTGGATACGGATATACAAAAGAGTATCCTGTTGAGAAGCTAATGAGAGATTCAAAAATCCTCACAATTTTCGAAGGAACAACTCAAATCCAAAAGAACGAAATTGCAGCTTATGTAATCAAAGAAGCAGCTTCGAAAAAAGACTAA
- a CDS encoding GNAT family N-acetyltransferase, producing MNFRWIVTHDSKSQSCMDQLWLEIQNRYGFQAPNPMVFSDFLPPRGRFLLAEELGTNAVMGSVAYTKFSDKQCELDSVFVFPSFRKLKVASSLLVELEKQSAKDGYTSMILRAGSPQPEAIALYKNYGFYEIPAFGKWTTDPTAICFEKKISQTIL from the coding sequence ATGAACTTCCGATGGATAGTCACACATGATTCAAAATCCCAATCTTGTATGGACCAACTTTGGTTAGAAATCCAAAATCGATATGGCTTCCAAGCACCAAACCCAATGGTATTCTCTGATTTTTTACCACCCAGAGGTAGATTCCTTTTAGCGGAAGAGTTGGGAACAAATGCGGTAATGGGATCTGTCGCCTATACCAAGTTTAGTGATAAACAATGTGAATTGGATTCAGTTTTTGTATTTCCCAGTTTTCGTAAATTAAAAGTCGCATCATCTTTGTTAGTAGAGTTGGAAAAACAATCTGCAAAAGATGGTTATACTTCCATGATTTTACGTGCAGGTTCTCCACAACCTGAAGCAATTGCGTTATATAAAAACTATGGTTTTTATGAAATCCCTGCCTTTGGAAAATGGACCACTGATCCAACGGCCATTTGTTTTGAAAAAAAAATTTCCCAAACAATTCTTTAA